The genomic window ATCCTGCCGCCCGGTTTCGGCCGCAAATCCGCAGACCAATGTCCGCTCAAGCTTCAGCGGAGATCACCCATGCGCCCGTCTCGCCTGTCCTGCGCCGCCGCGATGTCGGCCATCGCCCTCGCCTTCGCCGTCCCGGCCCTGGCGCAGGAGACCTCGCCGCAAAACAACGCGGAAATGGCCGCCATCTTCGCCGCCGACCAGGCCGTGCGTCAGAATCTGGCGCCCGACTTCTTCAAGGATCGCGCGCGCATGACCGAAATGATCACGGGCGACGCCGCGCGCCGGGTCCAGACGCGCGCCCTGCTGGACGCCGGGGCGCTCCAGACCGGCGAGGACTACCGCGCCGCCGCCTTTGTCTTCCAGCACGGCTCCACGCCCGAGGATTATCTGCTGGCCCATAGCCTGGCCGTCGCCGCCGTCGCCAAGGGCTCGCCCGAAGGCGCCTGGATCGCCGCCGCCACCCTCGACCGCTATCTGCAGATGACCGAAAAGCCGCAAATCTACGGCACCCAGACCCGCAAAACCCGCGACGCCCCGGCCACCCTCGATCCCTACGACCGCGCCCTGATCCCCGACAGCCTGCGCACCGTCTTCGGCGTCCCGCCCCAGTCGGAACAGGACGCCCGTCTAGCGGCCGTCAACGCCGCGGCGGAGGCCGCGGCGTCCAAGCCCTGATCGCTCAGTTCGCGGCTGGCTTCGGCGGGGCGTTCTTCACATACTGGTCCAGCCAGCGGGTCATCTCCCACAGGGTGTGGCCCACGGATTCCCGCGCGCGGTATCCATGCGCCTCCAGCGGCAGGGTGACGTAACGCGCCGTCGCCCCCAGCCCCTTCAGCGCCGCATAGAAGCGCTCGGACTGCACCGGGAAGGTGCCCGAGTTGTCGTCCGCCTCGCCGTGGATCAGCAGGATCGGCTCGTTCAGCTTGTTCGCATAGGTGAAGGGCGACATCTCGGTATAGATCTCGGTCGCCTCCCAATAGTTGCGCTGCTCGGACTGGAAGCCGAACGGCGTCAGGGTGCGGTTATAGGCCCCCGACCGCGCGATCCCGGTGCGGAACAGATCGCTGTGCGCCAGCAGGTTCGCGGTCATGAAGGCGCCGTAGCTGTGGCCGCCGACCGCGATCCGGTCGCGGTCCGCCACGCCCATGCCGACCACGGCGTCGACCGCGGCCTTCGCATCGGCGACCAGCTGCTCGACATAGGTGTCGTTCGGCTCGGCCCCGTCCTTGCCGATGATGGGCATGGAGGGGTTGTCGAAGATCGCGTAGCCCTGCGTCAGCAGGAACAGGTGGCTGGACCCGCCGGGCCGCACAAAGCGGTTCTGCACGTCCACCGTCTGGCCCGCCACCGCCGCATCGGTGAACTCGGCCGGATAGGCCCACATCAGCAGCGGCAGCGGCCCGTCGCGATCCTTGTCGTAGCCGGCCGGCAGATACAGCGTCCCCGACAGTTTGACCCCGTCGGCCCGCTCATAGGTCACCAGCTGCCGCGTCGCCTCGGCCAGCTGCGGCGCCGGATCGGGGAAGTTGGTCAGCCGCGTCGTCTGGCCCGTCGTCAGATCACGGATCTGCAGGTTGGGCGGATCCAGCCGCGTCTCGCGCTGCGTCACCACCCGCTTGCCGTCCGCATCCAGGAAGCCGACCACGGCCTCGTAGTCCGTATTGGCCGAGGTCCACAGCCGTTCGCTGCGTCCCGTCGCCGGGTCCATCGCGGCCAGGAACGGGAACTCGCCCTGCGGCGTGGCGCCGGCGCCTGACATCAGGATGCGCCCCTGCGGATCGAAGCGGATCACCGACCGGCCCTGCGCATTCGGCTGGGTCACCGGCTGGCCCGGATTGTCGTAGCGCGCCTGATAGTTCCGCTCCAGCAGCACCCGGCCCTCGCCCGGATTGGACGGATCCACCACGAAGCGCGTCTCATGCCGGGTGTTGAACCAGCGACTATTGACGATGGCCAGGTCGTCCCGGCCCCAGACGACGCCGCCAAACCGTTCCTTCAGGTCGATCAGCTTCACGGGCTCGGCCGTGAACGGCGCGGCCTGCATGAAGACCCGGTCCCGGAACTCGGCCGCCTTGCGGATGTCCCCGCCGTCCAGCGCCTCCACCCAGGTCAGGGTCGCCGGCGCATCGGCCCGCCATTCGACCGAGCGCGGCCCCGGCGCCACGGCGTCGAAGGCGGTCGGCACATCGTCCCTCAGCGGCAGGTCGGCGACCGTGCGCACCACGCGACCGTTCATATCCGTCACCACGATCTCAGTCGGGAACAGGTCGTCCGGCACGACATAGCTATACGGCCGCTTGGCGATCTCATGCAGGATGTATTTGCCGTCCGGCGACACCGAACTGTCCAGATAGACCGCCGGCGCCCCGATCGTCCGTGCACGGCCGTTCAGCGGAACCAGGGTCAGCTGCGATGTGAAATAATGGTCGAACAGGGCCTCGTCGCCGGGGTTCGACAACAGGTCCTGATAGGTCCGCACCGGCGCGACCCGCCCGGCCGTCTCCTCGATGTTCGGCCCCGTGGGTGCGGCCGTCACGTCCGGCGCCGGACCGCGCCCCGCCGGGACCGCCTCGACCAGCAGGCCCGAACTGTCGGGCAGCCACTCATAACCCGTCCCGCCCGTCATATTGACCACCGGATCGGTCAGCTTCCTCGCCCGCGCCGAGGCCACGTCCACCACCCACAGCTCCAGCCCCGTCGGCCGGTCCAGCACGAAGGCCAGCGACTTGGCGTCCGGCGAGAACCGCGGCGCCGTGAACCGCGCGCCATCGGGCAAGGCCACGACGCGAGGTTGCCCCCCATCCACCGCCTGCAGGCTCAGACCCGTCAGCCACGCCACCCGGCTTTCGGCCGCGCCATTATTCCTCGGATTGATCCGCGTCCCCGCCAGCCGCAGCATCGGCTCGGCAAGGGCCTTGATGCTGGGCAGGTTGGACCGATCCATCAGCACCAGCGTCCGCCGATCCGGGCTCAGCATCGACGACGGCGTCGGCTTGGCGTCCAGGATGTCCGCGATCGGCGCCGGCGGCTGCTGATAGACCATCGGCCCCGCAGCCGGCGCCGCGTTCTGGGCTAACGCCCCACCCGCCACGCCGCTCAGCAGCACCGCCGCCAGAACCAGCCCAACCCCACGTCCACGCATCATCATCGTCTGAAGTCCCCACAAATCCCGAACCCAAGACCTACCCCCGCCCGCACGCCGACGCCAACCTGTTTTGGCGTTACAGTGTCACATGGCCGCTGATCTCACTTCTGTCCGCTCATCCCCGCTTTCGCGCGCATGCAGAGAGGACTGACGCCCTCAAATCGTCATTCCGGGACCTCGCGCAGCGAGGAACCCAGGACCAGCGCCTCGCTATGGAAACAGCAGGCATCCAGCTCCCACTCCTGGCTTCCGGGTTCGTCCTTCGGACGCCCCGGAATGACGACTTTAGAGGGCCAGCAGCGCCTCCACCTGATCGCGCTCCGGCGCCGACGGCTGCGCGCCCGGGCGGGTCGCGGCAAAGGCTCCGGCGGCGCAGGCGAAGCGCAGCGCCTCGGCCGGGTCCATGCCTTCCAGCAAAGCGACGGTGATGGCGGCGACGAAGGCGTCGCCTGCGCCCGTTGCATCCACCGCCTCGACGGCCGGCGGGGTCGCCCAGGCCATTTCGACGCCGCGCTGATACATGGCCGCGCCCCGTGCGCCCTTGGTGACGACCACCCGTCCCCCGCCCCGGTGCAGGCCGTCGCCATAGAAGGCCGCCTCGGTCTCGTTGACGACGATCAGGTCGGCGCGGCGCAGCAGCAGTTCCGACACCGGCGCGGCGGGCGCCAGATTGGCGCAGACGAAGCCTGTCGCCCGGCCCACCGCCGCCTCGACCGTCTCGATCGGCAGCTCCAGTTGCACGATCAGCGCGCCCTCGATCCGCTGCGGCAGCTGTTCAGGGGTGACCATGTGGTTGGCGCCGGCCGCGACCACGATCTGGTTCTCGCCGGTCGGATCGACGGCGATCAAAGCCACCCCCGTCGGGGCCGCCACATCGACCTCCACACCCGCCAGATCGACGCCCAGATCCTCCATCAGGGCCAGGGCCTCGCCGGCCATGGCGTCGTTCCCAACCCGGCCGATCAGACAGACCTCGGCCCCCAGCTTCTCGGCCGCCAGCGCCTGGTTGGCGCCCTTGCCGCCGGGATGCCGCGCCAGGGTCGCCCCCGTCACCGTCTCGCCCGGCGCCGGCAGCTGGGGCGCGGTGGCGACCAGATCCAGGTTGATCGAGCCGACGACGGTGATCCTCATGCGCCGGCCTCCAGCGCCTCAGCCTCCAGAGTTTGGGCCTTCAGCTTGGCGACGATCAGATCGAACACCCCTTGCGCGTCCGCCGCGACCGCCCAGCGATGCCGCGCCGTCGCCGGATCGATCCGGAACTCGACCGCCGTATGCCCGCGCGTCAGGTCCGAACCCGTCTCCACCTCGATCCGGCAGGGCTTCGTCTCGAACAGATCGGGCTTGATCAGCCAGGCGATGGGACAGGGGTCATGCAAGGGGGCGCCCCAATCGAAAGTGGGCCAGCCCACGATCTCGCGCTCCACCCGCTGCGAGAACCGCAGCGTTGACGCCGCCGCCCGCGCGGCCTCGCTGTCGATGGACTCTATCGCCACGATCCGGGCCTCGGTGGCGCGCACCTGATGGGTCGCATCCAGGCCGAAGGCGACCACCTGACACCCCGATCCGAACACCACCGCCGCCGCATCCGGATCGGCCCAGATGTTGAACTCGGCGGATGCGGTGACATTGCCGCCTTCCGACCGCGCCCCGCCCATGACGACCACCGGCCCCAGCCGCTCGGCCAGCCGCCGCTCACGCCGCATCGCCAGCGCCAGATTGGTCATCGGCCCCAGGACGGCGATGGCGACCGAGCCTTCGGGCCGGCTCATCACCAGATCGACGATGGCGTTCGCGGCCGGCCCGTCGCCGACGATCCCCGTCGGTTCGAACGGCTCCAGATCACCCAGACCCTCGACGCCGTGAAACGCGCCCGCCCCCGCCGGAGGACGTTTCAGCGGCCGCTCGGCTCCGCCGAAAACCGGCACGTCCTCGCGCCCGGCGATCTGGCGGATGATCCGCGCATTGCGCTGGGTCTTGGCGCCGGGGACATTGCCCCCGACCGTGGTGACGGCCAGCAGCTCCAGCTCGGGCGCGGCGAAGGCCAGAAACAGCGCCACGGCGTCATCCACGCCGGGGTCGCAATCGATGATCAGGGACTGAATAGACACCGCCCATGACTAGGCAGGCCGGCCGCGCGGAGCAAGCCGCAACCGCGCCTCAGCCCCGACACGCCTTCACACACGCTTGGGCCAGCACCTCCGCCGAATCCGTCAGGGGCGCGGCGGCGTCTTCGGCGCGCAGCAGCAGCGGAACCTCGGTGCATCCGGCGATCAGCCCATGCGCGCCCGCGTCCGCCAGGGCCTGCGCCAGCCGCGACATCCCTGCCCGCGCCGTCTCGCCGACATCGCCGCGCTTGACCCCATAGACCAGGCCCATGAAGGCCTCGCGGTCCGCGCCCTCCAGCAGCACCGTCTCGACCCCGCGCGCCGCCAGCGCCTGCGTATAAAGCCGCTCGCCCCCCGGCGTCGCCAGCACCCCGATCCGCCCCACGCCAGACGCGACCGCCGCGTCCGCCGTCGCCGCGATCATGTCGATGAAGTTCAGGCCCCGCGCCTCGCACGCCGCGCGTATCCCGCCCGCCTGTCCATGGGCGGTGTTGCAGGGCATGGCGATCACCTCGGCCCCCGCCGCCGCCAGCCCCTCGGCCATCCGCCCCAGCACCACCTCGGCCTCGCCCGGCCGGGTGTTGCGATCGGGAACCTGGGGGTTCAGGTCCATAACCACCCGGATGTGATCGGCGTCGCCTTCCGCCGGCGTCAGCGCCTGCACCCGCGCCAGAAACGCCACCGTCGCGGCCGGTCCCATGCCGCCGATGACGCCCAGAATTTTGCTCATGCGGCGGCGCCCTTGCCGTTCGACGGATCCCGCTGGGCGAACAGGCGCGTCACCTCGGCCATGTTCTCCGTCCCCCATGTGCATAGCGGCACCAGCGCCTGGGCCAGACTGACCCCCAGCGGCGTCAGCCCATAATCCACCCGCGGCGGCACCTCCTTGTAGTCGGTGCGCATGATCAGACCATCGGCTTCCAGCTCCTTCAGATGCTGGATCAGCACCTTGTCGCTGACGTCGCGTATCGCGCGACGCAGCGCGCCGTACCGGGTGGGACCGTCCTGCGCCAGGAAATAGAGGATCAACGGCTTCCACTTGCCGGACACGATCCGAAGTGTGGCGTCCAGCCCGCAGGTGAAGCCCGGCAAGGTCGGTGTGCAAACCGAGGTCGAGGGCGAGGCGGCGCTTTCGAGATCATCGCGTAACATTTTTCGACACTTACCAAATGGTGCATACTTGTCGATAGGTGGGCGGATCGTCAGCTCAGTGCAACCTCATTGAAGGAGAGCACATCATGAGCAGACTACACGGCAAGACGGCCGTCATCACGGGCGGCGGGAGCGGCATCGGGCTGGGCGCGGCCAGACGCTTCGTCCAGGAAGGCGCCTTCGTCTACCTCTTCGGACGACGCCAGGCTCAGCTTGAGGCGGCCGTCGCCGAACTGGGCGCTGACGCCCGCGCGATCAGCGGCTCGATCACTGACCCCGCCGACCTCGACCGACTCTATGCGACGGTGAAGGCCGAACGTGGCGGCCTCGACATCCTGTTCGCCAATGCAGGAACCGGATCGTTCGCGGCGCTGGGCGAAATCACGCCCGACCATTACGACCAGACCTTCGACGTCAATGTGAAGGGCACGGTCTTCACGGTTCAGAAGGCCCTGCCCCTGATGTCGGCTGGCGGCTCGATCATACTGACCGGCTCCAGCACCGGCGTGATGGGCACGCCCGCCTTCAGCATCTACAGCGCGACCAAGGCCGCGATCCGAAATCTGGCGCGCACCTGGGCGCTGGACCTCAAGGGGACCGGCATCCGCGTCAACGTTCTGTCGCCCGGACCGACCACGACCGAACTTGCGGCCGAAGTCCTGGGCGAAGAGGGCCTTGCCGCCATCGGCGCCTCCACCGTCCTGGGCCGCATGGGCGACCCGTCGGAAACCGGCGCCGTCGCCGCCTTCCTCGCCTCGTCGGACAGCAGCTTCATGACCGGCGGCGAAGTCTTCGTCGACGGCGGCCTGGCGCAGGTCTGAGCCGACGCATCAGGGCTTCGATCATCGGATCGAAGCCCTGATGCGCCTCGTTCCACAGTTTCCGGGCCGTTCATTTGCTCGCGCGCGCGATCCGATACGGTCCCGCACGCATCGCCAGCGGCCGCCCCTTCCAGCTCAATTGCACCGCGCCCTCATCCACCAGGGCGTCCACCGCAGCATGAACGTCAGGCATCGCCTCGCGCCACGCGCCGGCCTCGCCCGCGACCGCCCGCGCGACCTCGCTGGGGCAGACGGTGGCGTCCTCGGACCGGGCGGCCAGAAGCGCCAGCGTGGCCTCGCGCGGGTCCATGACGCGCGCCGCCTCTACAGCGCGCCTTCGATTTCGGTCTGATAGCCGAACAACCCCTGCGCCCCGCCGGTGTGCAGGAACACCACCGTCTCGCCCTTGAACCGGCCGGCGCGCGCCAGGGCGATCAGCCCCTTCATCGCCTTGCCGGAATAGACCGGGTCCAGCACGATCCCGTCCAGACGCGCGGCCAGGGTCAAGGCGTCGATCACCCCCTGGTCGATCAGGCCATAGCCCTCGCCGACATAGTCGCAGTCGGCGACCACCTGCTCGCGCGTCACCCGTCCCGGCTGCCCCAGCAGGGCCGCCGTCTCCTCGGCCAGTTTGAAGACGTTCGCCTCCTGCCTGTCCTTGGGCGCCCGCACCCCGATGCCCAGCACGGGAATGTCCGCCCCCATGACCGCCAGCCCGGCGACCAGGCCCGCATGGGTGCCGGCGCTGCCCGTCGCCGTCACGATCCGGTGGACCTCCAGATCCATCTCATCGGCCTGGACCACGATCTCGCGCGCGCAATCGACATAGCCCAAAGCACCCGTAGCGTTCGATCCGCCGCCGGGAATGACATAGGGCTTGCCGCCCCGCGCCCGCACCTCGGCGGCCGTCTTCTCGAGCTCGGCGACCATGTCCGTCCCGCTTGGCACGGTGCGCAGGGTCGCGCCGAACAGCCGGTCCAGCAGCACGTTGCCGTTGCCGACATAGTCCGTCGCCCTGGACCCCGTCCGATCTTCCAGAATGATCTCGCACGCCAGACCATGCGCCGCCGCCGCCGCCGCCGTCTGGCGCACATGGTTCGACTGCACCGCCCCTTGCGTCACCAGGGTGTCGGCGTCCGCTTCGAACGCCGCGCCCAGCAGGAACTCCAGCTTGCGGGTCTTGTTGCCGCCGCCGGCCAGGCCGGTGCAGTCGTCGCGCTTGATCCACAGATCCAGGCCCAGCTCTTCCGACAGGCGGGGCAGCGGCTCCAGCGGCGTCGGCAGATGGGCCAGGCGGATACGGGCGAAACGGGCGAGATGCATGGGACGGTTTCCTGTTCGCCGTCTTGATAGCCCGCGCCCGTGACATTCAAAAGCGCCAGACCCAAGCTGGCGGCCCCTACGCTCCGCCCTCGACCTCAGCCCGGCGCGCCGGCCTCGGCCACACGCGTCGGCGCGACGAAGGCGGCGTCGCACAGGGCCTGAGCGAAGGCGTGGGACGTGACCGCCTGGCGATCCATCAGGGCGTCCAGCACCCCGGCCCCCGCATCCACCGTCACGACCAGCGGATAACGTCCGACCACCTGACCGCCCTGCGCCGGATCGCGCAGTTCCGCCGTCGCCCGCATCCGGTGTTCGGCGCGATCGCCCGCCAGAATGGCCAGGCGCGGCGCGCGGCTCAGCGCCTCGACATGGATGCTCAGGTTCAGCCGATGCCGGCCATTGGCGCAGAAACCCATCTCGTTCAGCACCTCGTCGTTGAAGGTGTCGGCGAAGTCTTCCTCGGCGTCCAGCCAACTGGTCGTGGTCGTGACGCTGCCGATCCGCGCCTGCTCGGCCATGGCCGGCGACAGGGCCATCGGCTCGCCGCCGACATCCACCGAGGCGCAGGCCGTCAGTCCCGCGCACGCCAGAACCGCCAACAAGGCGGTCGTCTTGATCTGTTTCATGGTTCCCTCTCCCTAGAGGCCTTCACCAAGCATGACAAAAAATGAACCCCGCCTGAACGCTGTTCGACAAGCGCCCGGCATGATCCTCGTCCTCCCGCCAATGGCCTTCGGACAGTCTGGCTAACGACGGGCCTTTCCGATGCCACGCCGCGCGATCACGCCTCAGTGGACGCCGCCCTGCCGATGGGCCCCAGATGGGTCTGGTCGAACGATCCTGCGATCTTCAACCCATAACCGAGCATCCGATCCAAACCGATGTGCGCGCCCCAGATCAACGCCAGCGGCGTCAGCATGGGCGCCACCCACAGACCGGCCAGACCCAGCACCACCGGACCCGCCTGGCTGTGCGCCACATTGTAGGCCAAGGCCCCGATGCGGCCGCCGAACAGATAGCCCGCGAACGACAGGTCAGGCGCCAGGAAGGCCGCCGCAAACAGCCACCACGGCGCGCCGATATGGGCGTAGAGGCCGACGCACAACACCAGGATCGCTAGGCTTTCCAGCCTCAGCCAGTTCCGGATCGCGGGGACCGTCGTCATGCCGGTCATCAGGCGCTCCATATGTCCCGCTTGTGGGACATATGGATATGTCTCATGCATGGGACATGTCAACCGCACCCCCAAAGGTTCGCCCCCGCGATCGATCCGCGACCGAAACCGCCATCGTCGAGGCCGCCCGCCGACTACTCCTCCGCGACGGCTGGACAGCGCTGAATGTCCAGGCTCTGGCCGCCGAGGCGGCCGTGGATCGCAAGTTGATCTATCGCTATTTCACCGATCTCGACGGCGTGGTCGAACGCCTGGCCGCACGAGCAGACATCTGGCTGGGCCAGGCTCTGGCGGAACGGCCGCCGTCCATGGCGAGCACCTATCGCGACTTCATGCGCGAGTCGGTCCTGGCCTATCTGCATGTCCTGCGCACCCAGCCTCTGGTTCTGCGGATGCTGGCCTGGGAGATTGCGCAGGACACGCCGCTTCTGCGACGGCTGGAGGCGGCCCGGTCGCGCGTGATGCAGGACTGGATGGCCGCGCGTCGCCCTCAGATCGCTCTTCCTGCCGATGGGGACGCGGTCGCGCTGAACGTCATCGTTCTGGCGGCGGTTCAGCACCTGGCGCTGGCGGCTGACGCGCGGGGCCGCTTCGCCGGCGTTGAACTGGACGACCAGGGGTGGGCCCGGATCGAGGCCGCGATCGATCGCCTGATGCAGGTCTGGCCGGATTGATCGCCGTGGCGACGGGCGCCGGGAGCCAAAGCCGGCGCCCAAGCGTTGCCGCCGCATGACCGCCGCCGCGCCCCCTTTGGATCTGCAACGCGAGCGCGCCTATGTCCGCGATCTGGGCCGCGCCTTCGCCGGCGCCCTGGTGTTCAACATCCCGCTGTTGATGACGATGGAGATGTGGGCGCAGGGCGTGATCATGGACCGCTGGCGGTTGCTGACCTTCATCGTCGCCGGCCTGCCGCTGCTTTACGGCCTGGCCTATTACGCCGGCTTCTCGAAACGGCGCGGGCCGGTCAACGAAGCGCTGGACACCGCCGTGGCCCTGGCCGTCGGCTTCATCACCGCCTCCATGCTCCTGATCCTGTTCGGCGTCGTCGAATGGGACGCGCCGCCCCGCGAGGGCCTGGGCATGGTCGCGCTTCAGGCCATTCCCGGCGCCATGGGCGCGCTTCTGGCCCGGCGTCAGCTCAGCGGCGACGGCGGGGGCGACACCGATGAAGATCAGGCCTCCTATTTCGGCGAACTGTTCCTGATGGCGGCCGGCGCCTTGTTCTTCGCCCTGAACGTCGCCCCGACCGAGGAGATGATCCTGATCGCCTACAAGGCGACGCCCGCCCACATCCTGGCCCTGATCGCCGTCTCCATCCTTCTGCTCCACCTGATCGTCTTCAAGGCGGGCTTCGCCGGTCAGGAAGAGGCCGATCATCCGATCAAGGCCTTCCTGCATTTCACCCTGCCCGGCTACGCCATCGCCCTGACCGTCAGCCTGTTCACCCTGTTCCTGTTCGGCCGCACCGACGGCCATGCCGTCGCCGGCGTGGTCCAGACCATGGTCGTCCTGGGCTTCCCCGCCGCCATCGGCGCCGCCGCCGCCCGTCTGTTGGTCTGACCCCATGCCCACGAAGAAGAAGCCCGCCGCCTCGACCCGCCCTCTGTTGCAATGGGGCATGGCCTTGCTCGGCGCCGTCATCACCCTGACCGCCATCGGCATCGTGGTGTGGGAGGCGCTCCAGCCCACAGCCCCGCCCGCGCTCAGCGCCCGCATCGTCGCCGTGGACGTCACCGCCGCAGGCCAGGTCGCGACCGTCCGTGTCCAGAACGACGGCGACGACACCGCCGCCGCCGTGGATATCGAAGGGGTTCTGGGCGACCAGACCGCGACCGCCAGCCTGGACTACGTCCCCGGCCACGGCCACGCTAAGGCCTACCTCCGCTTCGACGCCGATCCGCGCGCGGCGGCCGTCTCGGTCAAGGGCTGGTCGGCGCCCTGAGCCTGGGTTATGGTGGCGACGTTCTCCGGGGGGTCGCAATCGAGCGGCTGAGATAGAGGTTTCTCCTCTGACCCGTCGAACCTGATCCGGGTCATGCCGGCGAAGGGATGAGTAACGCTATCGGTCCTGACGTCACAGGACCCCTCGCGCCCGACGTCGGCGGACCTCAAACCGTTTGAGGCCGCCATGAACATCCAAGTCACCCCGCCCGCCCTGCCCGAAGAGCCCAATGTCGAGTTGGCTCTGAAAGACGCCCGCGAGGAGGTCATGCGCGAGACCGGAACCATCCCCACCGGCGAACGCGCCGGCTCCCGCAAGGTCTATGTCGCTGGCGAACTCTACCCCGACATCCGGGTCCCCTTCCGCGAGGTCGCCGTCCACCCGAGCGCCAACGAGCCGCCGGTGACCATCTATGACTCCTCCGGCCCCTACACCGACCCCACGGTCACCATCGACATCAAGAAGGGCCTGCCCCTCGTCAAATCGAGCTGGCAGCTGGATCGCGGCGACATCGCCCCCGTCCTCAACCCGCGCGAAGTGAAACCCGAGGACAACGGCCACGCCTCCGGCCGCCACCTCGCCCCCCGCTTCGACGTCTCCAACCACAAGGTCTTCAAGGGCGTTGAAGGCCGCCCCGTCACCCAGTACGAATACGCCAAGGCCGGCATCATCACGCCCGAGATGGAATATGTCGCCATCCGCGAGAACCTGCGCCGCGAGCAGAACAGCCCCTGCATCCGCGACGGCGAGGACTTCGGCGCCAGCATCCCCGACTTCGTGACGCCCGAGTTCGTCCGGCAAGAGATCGCGCGCGGCCGCGCCATCATCCCGCACAATATCAACCACCCCGAGGTCGAGCCGATGATCATCGGCCGCAACTTCCTGGTGAAGATCAATGCGAACATCGGCAACTCCGCCGTCCTCAGCAGCGTCGACGACGAGGTGGACAAACTGGTCTGGGCCACCCGCTGGGGCGCCGACAATGTCATGGACCTGTCGACGGGGAGGAACATCCACAACATCCGCGACTGGATCATCCGCAACTCGTCCGTCCCCATCGGCACCGTGCCCATCTATCAGGCGCTGGAGAAGGTGAACGGCATAGCCGAGGATCTGACGTGGGAGGTGTTCCGCGACACCCTGATCGAACAGGCCGAGCAGGGCGTGGACTATTTCACCATCCACGCGGGCGTGCGCCTGCCCTTCGTGCCGATGACGGCCAAGCGGGTGACGGGCATCGTCTCGCGCGGCGGCTCCATCATGGCCAAATGGTGCCTGGCGCACCACAAGGAGAGCTTCCTCTACGAGCATTTCGAGGACATCTGCGACATCATGCGCGCCTATGATGTCAGCTTCAGCCTGGGCGACGGCCTGCGCCCCGGCTCCATCGCCGACGCCAATGACGAGGCCCAGTTCGCCGAGCTGCGCACCCTGGGCGAACTGACCAGGATCGCTTGGGCCAAGGGCTGCCAGGTCATGATCGAGGGCCCCGGTCACGTACCGATGCACAAGATCAAGCAGAATATGGACGAGCAGCTGAAGCACTGCCACGAGGCGCCCTTCTATACGCTTGGCCCCCTCACCACCGACATCGCGCCGGGCTATGACCACATCACGTCCGCGATCGGCGCGGCCATGATCGGCTGGTTCGGCACGGCCATGCTCTGCTACGTCACGCCCAAGGAGCATCTGGGCCTGCCGGATCGTCAGGACGTCAAGGACGGCGTCATCACCTACAAGATCGCCGCCCACGCCGCCGACCTGGCCAAGGGCCACCCCGCCGCCCGCCTGCACGACGACGCCCTGTCACGCGCCCGGTTCGAGTTCCGCTGGGAGGATCAGTTCAACCTGGGCCTGGATCCCGAAACCGCCCGCAAATACCACGACGCCACCCTGCCCAAGGAGGCCCACAAGACCGCCCACTTCTGCTCCATGTGCGGCCCGAAATTCTGCTCGATGAAGATCAGCCAGGACATCCGCGACGCCGCCGCCGCCCAGAACGACGCCGGCGCCTCCCTGTCGGAAGCCGAAGCCGGCATGGCGGAGATGTCGGCGAAGTT from Brevundimonas fontaquae includes these protein-coding regions:
- a CDS encoding winged helix-turn-helix transcriptional regulator, with the protein product MLRDDLESAASPSTSVCTPTLPGFTCGLDATLRIVSGKWKPLILYFLAQDGPTRYGALRRAIRDVSDKVLIQHLKELEADGLIMRTDYKEVPPRVDYGLTPLGVSLAQALVPLCTWGTENMAEVTRLFAQRDPSNGKGAAA
- a CDS encoding aspartate/glutamate racemase family protein, which produces MSKILGVIGGMGPAATVAFLARVQALTPAEGDADHIRVVMDLNPQVPDRNTRPGEAEVVLGRMAEGLAAAGAEVIAMPCNTAHGQAGGIRAACEARGLNFIDMIAATADAAVASGVGRIGVLATPGGERLYTQALAARGVETVLLEGADREAFMGLVYGVKRGDVGETARAGMSRLAQALADAGAHGLIAGCTEVPLLLRAEDAAAPLTDSAEVLAQACVKACRG
- a CDS encoding ribokinase, coding for MRITVVGSINLDLVATAPQLPAPGETVTGATLARHPGGKGANQALAAEKLGAEVCLIGRVGNDAMAGEALALMEDLGVDLAGVEVDVAAPTGVALIAVDPTGENQIVVAAGANHMVTPEQLPQRIEGALIVQLELPIETVEAAVGRATGFVCANLAPAAPVSELLLRRADLIVVNETEAAFYGDGLHRGGGRVVVTKGARGAAMYQRGVEMAWATPPAVEAVDATGAGDAFVAAITVALLEGMDPAEALRFACAAGAFAATRPGAQPSAPERDQVEALLAL
- a CDS encoding SDR family NAD(P)-dependent oxidoreductase → MSRLHGKTAVITGGGSGIGLGAARRFVQEGAFVYLFGRRQAQLEAAVAELGADARAISGSITDPADLDRLYATVKAERGGLDILFANAGTGSFAALGEITPDHYDQTFDVNVKGTVFTVQKALPLMSAGGSIILTGSSTGVMGTPAFSIYSATKAAIRNLARTWALDLKGTGIRVNVLSPGPTTTELAAEVLGEEGLAAIGASTVLGRMGDPSETGAVAAFLASSDSSFMTGGEVFVDGGLAQV
- a CDS encoding S9 family peptidase — protein: MMMRGRGVGLVLAAVLLSGVAGGALAQNAAPAAGPMVYQQPPAPIADILDAKPTPSSMLSPDRRTLVLMDRSNLPSIKALAEPMLRLAGTRINPRNNGAAESRVAWLTGLSLQAVDGGQPRVVALPDGARFTAPRFSPDAKSLAFVLDRPTGLELWVVDVASARARKLTDPVVNMTGGTGYEWLPDSSGLLVEAVPAGRGPAPDVTAAPTGPNIEETAGRVAPVRTYQDLLSNPGDEALFDHYFTSQLTLVPLNGRARTIGAPAVYLDSSVSPDGKYILHEIAKRPYSYVVPDDLFPTEIVVTDMNGRVVRTVADLPLRDDVPTAFDAVAPGPRSVEWRADAPATLTWVEALDGGDIRKAAEFRDRVFMQAAPFTAEPVKLIDLKERFGGVVWGRDDLAIVNSRWFNTRHETRFVVDPSNPGEGRVLLERNYQARYDNPGQPVTQPNAQGRSVIRFDPQGRILMSGAGATPQGEFPFLAAMDPATGRSERLWTSANTDYEAVVGFLDADGKRVVTQRETRLDPPNLQIRDLTTGQTTRLTNFPDPAPQLAEATRQLVTYERADGVKLSGTLYLPAGYDKDRDGPLPLLMWAYPAEFTDAAVAGQTVDVQNRFVRPGGSSHLFLLTQGYAIFDNPSMPIIGKDGAEPNDTYVEQLVADAKAAVDAVVGMGVADRDRIAVGGHSYGAFMTANLLAHSDLFRTGIARSGAYNRTLTPFGFQSEQRNYWEATEIYTEMSPFTYANKLNEPILLIHGEADDNSGTFPVQSERFYAALKGLGATARYVTLPLEAHGYRARESVGHTLWEMTRWLDQYVKNAPPKPAAN
- a CDS encoding nucleoside hydrolase yields the protein MSIQSLIIDCDPGVDDAVALFLAFAAPELELLAVTTVGGNVPGAKTQRNARIIRQIAGREDVPVFGGAERPLKRPPAGAGAFHGVEGLGDLEPFEPTGIVGDGPAANAIVDLVMSRPEGSVAIAVLGPMTNLALAMRRERRLAERLGPVVVMGGARSEGGNVTASAEFNIWADPDAAAVVFGSGCQVVAFGLDATHQVRATEARIVAIESIDSEAARAAASTLRFSQRVEREIVGWPTFDWGAPLHDPCPIAWLIKPDLFETKPCRIEVETGSDLTRGHTAVEFRIDPATARHRWAVAADAQGVFDLIVAKLKAQTLEAEALEAGA